GTGGTAGCGTGTTTCCAGAGTGTGTGGCAAATAGCGAAGATTTTGTGGTATACTAGTCATGAGAAGATTTCCTTTTTGATGAGTAGGTGGTACTCTTATCATATCAGGGAATCTTCTTTTTGACTTCTAGAAGTCTCACATCTATTGTAACGCTACAAGTCTGGTGAGAACTAGGCTTTTTTGATGTTATGAAAACGTTTTATATATGGTATAATAAAACATAGAATAAAAATGGAGATTTAGTATGACAAAGATAAAAATAATTAGTAATCCATTTCGTAAACGAATCATTTTTCAAAAACAACAACCGATTTCAGAGACTTGGGAGGAGATTACCTTTGAAACAAATCCAAATAGTCGTTTAGTACGGGAAAATATCCAAAAAGGGGTACTCTCTTTTCAGATTCAAGAAATTGTTGATATTCTTTTGGAAGAATACGATGATGGAACAGGGATTGACTTGTTATTTGAAGGAAATAGTGATGAATTTAAGGAGTTGATAGCTTTTGTTCAAACACGAAATGACTCATCAATCTCAGTGACAAAATCGCCATGTAACTTGTCCAATGCACGTGACATTCTCCCAGAAGTGTTGAGTATTTTTGATAAAACTCAGGTCATTCTTCCAAAAGAGTTGGAAAATGATCTAGCGATTCAAAAATTTCAAGATGCAACGAAACCTCAGATTCCATTGTTGGTTTTGGGAAATTATAGTGCAGGGAAGTCTACTTTTATCAATTCGTTGGTAGGATATGAGTTACTACCTGCCAGTGACCAACCTACAACAGCGAAAATTATACAAATTGAGAAATTTTCTGAAAAATGGATTGAAATAGAAGCAACACTTCTAAGAAGTAAGGTTCGTATCCGAATTGATGAGGACGGCTTTGAGGTTGAAGGTGATAGGATTGATGAGACAATTATCACAGATTTAGAATCCATTCGGCAGAGTTTGCCACAAATGACTCCGCAGATACTAGCACGGGCTGTGTTGGCTTATTTGAATGCTAGGGAAGATAGTGGTTTGAATATTATCACTGTGAAAACAGCGTTTACCGATAGTCCACTGTCAAAATCTTCTCATCGCTACGTCATATTTGATACTCCAGGCTCCAATTCTTCGACCAATATGGAGCATTTGCAGCTTCTTCGTGAGGCTATGGCGGGTATGAGCAATGGTTTGCCTATTTTTATATCGGAGTACACTAGCTTAGATACTGTAGACAATGATAAACTTTATCAGGAATTAGAACAAATCGATGGAATTGATTTACGGTACACCATACTAGTTGTTAACAAGGCAGACACTGCGGCCTTATCAACTTTTCAAGATCATCAGGTATTAAATCAAGCTCTTCCAAGAAAATTATCAACAAAAAGAGTTTATTTCTTATCCTCTCTAATGGGCTTGGGATCAAAAAACAGCGGTCATTTCCAAGAGCCAGATTATGAGAGAGTTTATCAAAAAAGTTTAGCTGAGTTTACAGACACTTCAAATCCTTATTATCAACAGTTGTATACTTATAACATTCTTCCAACTCAACAGAAACTGGCTCAGGAATTGCAGTCTAAGGGGGAGGGGAATCTTCTCTATGCCAACAGTGGACTGTACAGTTTAGAGTCAGAAATTGAGGTTTTTTCAACCAAGTATGCGGCTTATAATAAATGTGTACAGGCGGACCAGTATTTGCAGCATATTATTTCTCAAACGCAGTCAATCATTGAAGATTCCAAGAATACAATTGAGCAAGAAAAAGACCGTTTAGAGAAAAAGTTGGAGAAAGACAAGCAGGCATTGGTGAATGATTTAAAACGCCAACAAGCTGATTTTTTCAATTCCTCATCAACTGTATACCAGCAAAACTTGAGTGAGAAAGTAAGGGATGAGAAAAATTATGCTTCTTTACAACTATTCATAAAAGAGCGAGACTCTCTGTGGAATAGGGCAGTTGATGATTTCCAATTGAAATCCTATCAGAAAGAAATGGAAGAATCTCCTAAGAAAGCCCTAAACAATATCAAGAATAGTTTAGGAAAAGCCTGGGATAAGAAAAATATTGAAATACTAGGTTCAGCATTTGTAAATGGTTTTAATGATACGGGGAAAGTATTTTCAAAGGTTGATGACTACAATAAAATGAAGACCAAGGCCAAAGGTCAAGTTCGGGATCAGTTAATTGCTTTTGCGAGGTTTGAATACATAAAACAAGTGGAAGAGGTTGGAAAAGACTTTACGACTCTGTCGATTCATTATTGGAAAGAGCAAACAGGACTGATTAAAGATAGGTTTTCTCAGCTCATTGGTGATGCGTCTGTATTGTCAGATCAAAAGCGGGCTGCTATTAAAGAAATACGTTCTTGTCCTCTTGGCAACGCCAGTTTTGGATGTGGCGGATAGAAAGTTGCATCTATCCCAGATATATTCAAACCTATCTCCTTATGCCGCTTGGCAGACCCAGTTCCAATTGACAGAATCAGATTCAAGGGGTTCTTCTGCAACTGTTGGTATCAATATAGGTGCCAGTGTCGGAAGCCAAACCGGTCACAATTTAACCCAAACCCATTCGCAAGGTCACAGTGAGTCAAGTGGGACCAGCGAGACGGAGACCAATACTAAAGGTGAAGGGCATAGTGTTGGATTTTCAGCTAGTCACAATACCCAGATTGATTCGGGAGTGAATTTATTTGGGCTACGCTTTGGAGCAGCTCAAAATGTAGGAGTCTCAATAAATGCTAATAAAAATTGGAACAAAAGCAAATCAATCGCCAAAGGTATTACCAATACGCTAGGAAAAACAGCCTCTGTTGCCAATGCAGTAGGAAAAACAGTTTCAAGTAGTCTTGGTGCCAACTTTGGAGCTAATTTTGCCAGAACTTCCAGTGTGACTGCTACCATTGGGAAAAATGAAGGCATCAGTCAGTCCTTTGTCAACCACCATGTTCAGCACGCTCTGAAAAATTTGGACAAGCAGATGGAACGTTTGGAATTGTCAACTGCCTTGGGGCTGTGGGATTTTTCTGCCTATGTTTTGAGTGAAGATCCAACCATTGCCAATAATGTCGCACATTCCTACTTGGCCTTGACTCAGGGAGAAGAATCCCATCTGTCGCAAACAGTTGTCAATCTCTGGCGGGGAGATGTAGTAGCGGAGCGTGACAAGGCGAAAGCCATTACTGCCTATCTAAAAGATTTACGCCACCCTCTCTTTGGTTTCAATCCAGAAATTTTGGAATTTGATGAGGACTTTGCCGTCTATCCAGAGATTGTGACAGCCGCTACGCCACTGTCTGGAAAGGAATTAGCCTATGCCCTCAATTTCCCACAGAAGTCAATTGCTGGTCTTCCTGTTTTAGAGTGTGCTCAGTTTGGTCGAAATATCTCTACTTTTGAGGAAAAAGATGTCCAAGAACAGATTCCTTTGGGAAATATTTTCCACATGAATCACGAAGAAAATACAGCAGTTCAGCTTTCCTTGCCTTCCTTGGCATCCCATACATTTGTTACAGGTAGCACGGGTACAGGTAAGAGCAATACCGTCTATCAATTGCTTGCTCAAGCTAGGAAAAAAGGAATAACATTTTTAGTTGTAGAGCCAGCTAAAGGAGAATACAAGCAAGTTTTTGGTTCAGATGAAGATGTAGCCGTATTTGGGACCAATCCAAGTGTAACGCCATTATTGAAAATCAATCCATTTAGTTTTCCAGAAGGGGTCCATGTTTTAGAACATTTGGACCGTCTTGTAGAACTTTTCAATGTTTGTTGGCCTATGTATGCCGCCATGCCTGCTGTTTTGAAAAAAGCTATTGAACAAGCCTATCGAGATTGTGGTTGGGACCTAATTTTATCGGAAAATGCCTATTCAAAAATCATTTTCCCAACATTTGCGGATGTCCTAAGGACGATTAAAGAAATCATTGATTCTAGCGAATACGATGATGAAAATAAGGGAGCTTATAAAGGAGCCTTGCTGACACGCTTGGAAT
The sequence above is a segment of the Streptococcus suis genome. Coding sequences within it:
- a CDS encoding dynamin family protein, with product MTKIKIISNPFRKRIIFQKQQPISETWEEITFETNPNSRLVRENIQKGVLSFQIQEIVDILLEEYDDGTGIDLLFEGNSDEFKELIAFVQTRNDSSISVTKSPCNLSNARDILPEVLSIFDKTQVILPKELENDLAIQKFQDATKPQIPLLVLGNYSAGKSTFINSLVGYELLPASDQPTTAKIIQIEKFSEKWIEIEATLLRSKVRIRIDEDGFEVEGDRIDETIITDLESIRQSLPQMTPQILARAVLAYLNAREDSGLNIITVKTAFTDSPLSKSSHRYVIFDTPGSNSSTNMEHLQLLREAMAGMSNGLPIFISEYTSLDTVDNDKLYQELEQIDGIDLRYTILVVNKADTAALSTFQDHQVLNQALPRKLSTKRVYFLSSLMGLGSKNSGHFQEPDYERVYQKSLAEFTDTSNPYYQQLYTYNILPTQQKLAQELQSKGEGNLLYANSGLYSLESEIEVFSTKYAAYNKCVQADQYLQHIISQTQSIIEDSKNTIEQEKDRLEKKLEKDKQALVNDLKRQQADFFNSSSTVYQQNLSEKVRDEKNYASLQLFIKERDSLWNRAVDDFQLKSYQKEMEESPKKALNNIKNSLGKAWDKKNIEILGSAFVNGFNDTGKVFSKVDDYNKMKTKAKGQVRDQLIAFARFEYIKQVEEVGKDFTTLSIHYWKEQTGLIKDRFSQLIGDASVLSDQKRAAIKEIRSCPLGNASFGCGG
- a CDS encoding DUF87 domain-containing protein; the protein is MATPVLDVADRKLHLSQIYSNLSPYAAWQTQFQLTESDSRGSSATVGINIGASVGSQTGHNLTQTHSQGHSESSGTSETETNTKGEGHSVGFSASHNTQIDSGVNLFGLRFGAAQNVGVSINANKNWNKSKSIAKGITNTLGKTASVANAVGKTVSSSLGANFGANFARTSSVTATIGKNEGISQSFVNHHVQHALKNLDKQMERLELSTALGLWDFSAYVLSEDPTIANNVAHSYLALTQGEESHLSQTVVNLWRGDVVAERDKAKAITAYLKDLRHPLFGFNPEILEFDEDFAVYPEIVTAATPLSGKELAYALNFPQKSIAGLPVLECAQFGRNISTFEEKDVQEQIPLGNIFHMNHEENTAVQLSLPSLASHTFVTGSTGTGKSNTVYQLLAQARKKGITFLVVEPAKGEYKQVFGSDEDVAVFGTNPSVTPLLKINPFSFPEGVHVLEHLDRLVELFNVCWPMYAAMPAVLKKAIEQAYRDCGWDLILSENAYSKIIFPTFADVLRTIKEIIDSSEYDDENKGAYKGALLTRLESLTTGIYQLMFTEDEISSRELFDENVIVDLSRLGSSETKSLIMGLLVLKMQEYRMASSQGMNQSLRHVTVLEEAHNLLKRTSTEQATESSNLLGKSVEMLTNAIAEMRTYGEGFIIADQAPGLLDLAVIRNTNTKIILRLPEYSDRELVGKAANLNEDQINELAKLPKGVAAVYQNEWLEPVLCKVAKYDSVETVFQQPTPVARIESPYHRLAILELLSASPNLDNALSFTELRELTLAVGLDSLTQVRIFNFLQSASPDNFSMHDLAHILGKLYPELVEKVRLKAEKGLEPVALTQVLQQEIDQNLPETISQQARRDLVQGLMTYYYLFELKDHKAMQDWLRNGGLI